A genome region from Triticum aestivum cultivar Chinese Spring chromosome 2B, IWGSC CS RefSeq v2.1, whole genome shotgun sequence includes the following:
- the LOC123044558 gene encoding uncharacterized GPI-anchored protein At4g28100 encodes MSVHVAAAAVLIALLAPVRGSDVSSFPLTQTQSPANASAAPSSPPCRLDLSAELFGGVAAACGAGGGPGSLDRGRCCPVLAAWLFAAHARTALSVPAPAPALAGEGLDGDEGPMVPYDNQRCVDALGIALEKRGVALQRPNATCDTVICFCGIRLHQIGSLRCPAAFAVGAAARNATPTAAVKDLEKSCRNASYAGCSRCVQSLQKVKGNVSREVAGGDRARRMLGLDCQLMGLTWLLAKNKTVYIPTVSAVLRAMLYTAHPTESGGHSKVGGGGGAAPPRCSPDQENMPLAVDSLQFEHAGSTSSAAALLRGVCCSLLCLALYFFVWDAFL; translated from the exons ATGTCGGTGCACGTCGCGGCCGCGGCGGTTCTCATTGCGCTCCTCGCCCCCGTCCGAGGCTCAGACGTCTCCTCGTTCCCGCTCACGCAGACACAATCCCCGGCCAACGCCTCCGCGGCGCCCTCCTCCCCGCCCTGCCGCCTCGACCTCTCCGCGGAGCTCTTCGGCGGCGTGGCCGCGGCGTGCGGGGCCGGCGGCGGGCCGGGCTCCCTCGACCGCGGCCGCTGCTGCCCCGTCCTCGCGGCCTGGCTCTTCGCGGCGCACGCGCGCACGGCGCTGTCCgtcccggcgccggcgccggcgctcgcggGCGAGGGCCTGGACGGGGACGAGGGCCCCATGGTCCCGTACGACAACCAGCGGTGCGTGGACGCGCTGGGCATCGCGCTGGAGAAGCGCGGGGTGGCGCTGCAGCGGCCGAACGCGACCTGCGACACGGTGATCTGCTTCTGCGGCATCCGGCTCCACCAGATCGGTTCGCTCCGCTGCCCCGCAGCGTtcgccgtcggcgccgccgccaGGAACGCCACGCCCACCGCCGCGGTGAAGGACCTGGAGAAGAGCTGCCGCAACGCGTCCTACGCCGGCTGCTCCCGCTGCGTCCAGTCCCTGCAAAAG GTGAAGGGGAACGTGAGccgggaggtcgccggcggcgaccgCGCCCGGCGGATGCTGGGGCTGGACTGCCAGCTGATGGGCCTGACGTGGCTGCTGGCCAAGAACAAGACGGTGTACATCCCCACCGTGTCCGCCGTGCTGCGCGCCATGCTCTACACCGCGCACCCCACCGAGTCCGGCGGCCACTccaaggtcggcggcggcggcggcgcggcgccgccGCGGTGCAGCCCGGACCAGGAGAACATGCCGCTGGCCGTGGACTCGCTGCAGTTCGAGCACGCCGGCAGCACGAGCTCGGCCGCCGCCCTGCTCCGCGGCGTCTGCTGCTCCCTCCTCTGCCTGGCGCTCTACTTCTTCGTCTGGGACGCGTTCTTGTAA